The Streptomyces sp. NL15-2K genome contains a region encoding:
- a CDS encoding glycoside hydrolase family 3 N-terminal domain-containing protein, whose amino-acid sequence MRRTALLLSTALLTGLLPLASAGSAAGAGVAEDPAPVPVDRFEGEVPFAAPPAEGIFTWGSDNDDPPALQLTTREDAPEGDKVLTGTYDISGYGGFTHGFASAEPAHDWSAHQGIRFWWDGQDNGKKIAFEIRDGGANGEASELWTTSFTDDFAGWKQVEIPFTDFTYRTDYQPVGGIDQVLGLTEMWGYAITLPVGAKGEFAMDGVELYGRADQSLRASVTTDAAVYPVEEGGTAAVRVTVATTGSAPIDEPVTVAYETSTTGTADPGKDYTPVSGTLTFPAGTTSGTSRTLRLPTLQDRSAESAETIPLKLTVTGAKAPAENPQVVVDAHGLPYLNSRLPVKQRVADLLSRMSLAEKAGQMTQAERGAITAAGDIAAYDLGSLLSGGGSTPTPNTPEAWAKMIDAFQLRAQATRFQIPLIYGVDAVHGHNNLVGATITPHNIGIGAARDPQLAYRTAAVTAAEVRATGIPWDFAPCLCVTRDDRWGRAYEAFGEDPALVDAMETVIQGLQGAPDGRDLKRSDKVLATAKHFVGDGGTEYGSSTTGTYTIDQGVTKVTRQQLEAVHLAPYTTAVDRGVGTVMPSFSSLDIAGDGQGPVKMHARADMINGVLKGRMDFDGFVISDWAAIDQLPGDYASDVRTSVNAGLDMIMVPYAYKDFHAALVDEVEAGRVSERRIDDAVARILTQKFRLGLFEKPYADTSGASEIGSAGHRAVARQAAAESQVLLKNAGGVLPLKKAQKVYVAGSNADDIGNQTGGWTVTWQGSSGDITPGTTILEGMRNAGGDVTYSKDASASTSGHDVGVVVVGETPYAEGMGDVGNGHDLELSPADKTAVDKVCAAMKCAVLIVSGRPQLVGDRLASIDALVASWLPGTEGDGVADVLYGRRPFTGQLPVTWPKSEAQLPINVGDTAYDPQYPYGWGLTTLTKAPEGGPATLKALGIAARAAEKAGAQAAGRALVTKARLIVQQKVGQSITAEVAKPFADADHLLLTGRYGEAVEKLTAAYRAA is encoded by the coding sequence ATGCGAAGAACCGCCCTGCTCCTCTCCACCGCCTTACTGACCGGCTTACTGCCCCTGGCCTCCGCGGGATCCGCCGCGGGGGCCGGCGTGGCCGAGGACCCCGCCCCCGTCCCCGTCGACCGCTTCGAGGGCGAGGTCCCCTTCGCCGCCCCGCCCGCCGAAGGCATCTTCACCTGGGGCAGCGACAACGACGACCCGCCCGCCCTTCAGCTGACCACCCGCGAGGACGCCCCCGAGGGCGACAAGGTCCTCACCGGCACCTACGACATCAGCGGCTACGGCGGCTTCACCCACGGCTTCGCCTCCGCCGAGCCCGCCCACGACTGGTCCGCCCACCAGGGCATCCGCTTCTGGTGGGACGGCCAGGACAACGGCAAGAAGATCGCCTTCGAGATCAGGGACGGCGGCGCCAACGGCGAGGCCTCCGAACTGTGGACGACCTCCTTCACCGACGACTTCGCCGGCTGGAAGCAGGTGGAGATCCCCTTCACCGACTTCACCTACCGCACCGACTACCAGCCCGTCGGCGGCATCGACCAGGTCCTCGGCCTCACCGAGATGTGGGGCTACGCCATTACTCTCCCCGTCGGCGCCAAGGGCGAGTTCGCCATGGACGGCGTCGAGTTGTACGGCAGGGCCGACCAGTCGCTGCGCGCCTCCGTCACCACCGACGCGGCCGTGTACCCGGTCGAGGAGGGCGGGACGGCGGCCGTGCGGGTCACCGTCGCCACCACCGGCTCCGCCCCGATCGACGAACCCGTGACCGTCGCCTATGAGACGAGCACGACCGGCACCGCGGACCCCGGCAAGGATTACACCCCGGTCAGCGGCACCCTCACCTTCCCCGCGGGCACCACATCCGGCACTTCCCGCACGCTTCGCCTCCCCACCCTCCAGGACAGGTCCGCCGAGTCCGCCGAGACGATCCCGCTGAAGCTCACGGTCACCGGCGCCAAGGCCCCGGCCGAGAACCCCCAGGTCGTCGTCGACGCGCACGGACTGCCCTATCTGAACAGCAGGTTGCCGGTGAAGCAGCGCGTCGCCGACCTCCTCTCCCGTATGTCCCTGGCGGAGAAGGCCGGCCAGATGACCCAGGCCGAGCGCGGCGCCATCACGGCTGCGGGCGACATCGCCGCGTACGACCTCGGTTCGCTGCTGTCCGGCGGGGGTTCCACTCCGACGCCCAACACCCCCGAAGCCTGGGCCAAGATGATCGACGCCTTCCAACTCCGGGCGCAGGCGACGCGGTTCCAGATCCCGCTGATCTACGGCGTCGACGCGGTGCACGGCCACAACAACCTGGTCGGGGCCACGATCACGCCGCACAACATCGGGATCGGGGCGGCCAGGGACCCCCAACTCGCCTACAGGACAGCCGCGGTGACCGCCGCCGAGGTCCGCGCCACCGGCATCCCCTGGGACTTCGCCCCCTGCCTCTGCGTCACCCGCGACGACCGCTGGGGCCGCGCCTACGAGGCCTTCGGCGAGGACCCGGCCCTCGTGGACGCCATGGAGACCGTGATCCAGGGCCTGCAAGGCGCCCCGGACGGACGAGACTTGAAGCGCTCCGACAAGGTCCTCGCCACCGCCAAGCACTTCGTCGGCGACGGCGGCACCGAGTACGGCTCCTCCACCACCGGCACGTACACCATCGACCAGGGCGTCACCAAGGTCACCCGGCAGCAGCTGGAGGCCGTCCACCTGGCGCCGTACACCACGGCCGTCGACCGGGGTGTCGGCACGGTCATGCCCTCCTTCTCCTCGCTCGACATCGCGGGCGACGGCCAGGGTCCGGTGAAGATGCACGCCCGCGCCGACATGATCAACGGCGTGCTGAAGGGCCGTATGGACTTCGACGGCTTCGTCATCAGCGACTGGGCCGCCATCGACCAGCTTCCCGGCGACTACGCCTCCGACGTCCGTACGTCGGTCAACGCGGGCCTGGACATGATCATGGTCCCGTACGCGTACAAGGACTTCCACGCCGCCCTGGTCGACGAGGTCGAGGCCGGCCGGGTCAGTGAGCGGCGGATCGACGACGCCGTCGCGCGCATCCTCACGCAGAAGTTCCGGCTCGGGCTGTTCGAGAAGCCGTACGCCGACACCAGCGGTGCCTCCGAGATCGGCTCCGCCGGACACCGGGCCGTCGCCCGGCAGGCGGCCGCCGAGTCGCAGGTGCTGCTGAAGAACGCGGGCGGTGTGCTGCCGCTGAAGAAGGCGCAGAAGGTCTACGTCGCCGGCTCCAACGCCGACGACATCGGCAACCAGACCGGCGGCTGGACCGTCACCTGGCAGGGCTCGTCCGGAGACATCACGCCCGGCACGACCATCCTGGAGGGGATGCGGAACGCCGGGGGAGACGTCACCTACTCCAAGGACGCCTCCGCTTCGACCAGCGGTCACGACGTCGGGGTGGTCGTCGTCGGCGAGACCCCGTACGCCGAGGGCATGGGTGATGTCGGCAACGGTCATGACCTGGAGCTGAGTCCCGCCGACAAGACGGCCGTCGACAAGGTGTGCGCCGCCATGAAGTGCGCGGTGCTGATCGTCTCCGGGCGTCCTCAGCTCGTCGGCGACCGGCTCGCGAGCATCGACGCCCTGGTCGCCTCCTGGCTGCCGGGCACGGAGGGCGACGGTGTGGCCGACGTCCTTTACGGCAGGCGGCCCTTCACCGGGCAGCTCCCCGTGACCTGGCCGAAGTCCGAGGCGCAGCTGCCGATCAACGTCGGTGACACGGCGTACGACCCGCAGTACCCGTACGGCTGGGGCCTGACGACCCTGACCAAGGCGCCGGAAGGCGGCCCGGCGACGCTGAAGGCGCTCGGCATCGCGGCAAGAGCGGCGGAGAAGGCCGGCGCCCAGGCGGCGGGTCGCGCGCTTGTCACCAAGGCGCGGCTGATCGTCCAGCAGAAGGTGGGCCAGTCCATCACGGCAGAGGTCGCGAAGCCCTTCGCCGACGCGGACCATCTGCTGCTGACGGGACGGTACGGAGAGGCGGTGGAGAAGCTGACGGCGGCCTATCGGGCGGCTTGA